From Colias croceus chromosome 27, ilColCroc2.1, one genomic window encodes:
- the LOC123703892 gene encoding protein lines has product MVLRGHVVAKTDAGMASDQPVKKKQRIDGPDIDEGSDKSGEDILTDIYDSETPAEHSGDFITRNGESPDSGTVSEDAVDCSSILRLPSDTNVEIIPSSSNTPHWTVADDKLLTELRTLQNSLVGQCLCGLDENVILQLFDRRLHIATWPLTCSLTYLSTMQLLFDIYLKQNNSGTICSRLMHACDIFVRNRHDWITEVVELSEHKSKFITFVASRVLASFLIVSKDTVDENWLQQIAENIYLFDRINRITVQKINFSLDIIKRIVEWKDVVQHPLEDSNYINTAANVQVQEDNPFRSSSSYGSMPSNSRNDNLHSAFSNLQTHSSPSTSSRDSSTENKPVTFKLHEPVLKLPSEQPMGRIERSESPEPQPSRIERVNEHGCVTVILTDSESFDTSHIKCLTIKTLEHHWPVLVKNMKLLLLRYLNLSNAENCVLTFFSLWENIISVKANLSVIDTKPFYADLQSFIDLLRNTLLPPLIYSHLLSLFNEVLCYGSTLALQDILPEEICTLAHSIVRYVKDFRLLSDVRVQSSRSGFGFLGHECTVLRDYSLGTEVAPISTSIQLVDQSYGDDENDDNNQLHEVDKTMLQRMSLLVLKSVAVTVKEMRCDSSDSSIDSSDYNAIQDMQIVERSIRDVLKKLDSFIRNRLEFHPETPFTKMLIHLFSEQDDYLIESMVCTLDITVGIVYRNSVYPDLIPMLNPIMSFMEFLKVVSHDSDVLLDYLVSNETCFLLYLLRFLKYVRRNWPKFLETCQQMDDTRGLDETMRVLIRLRLQISRLVSKSLFPYNISPVLRLLEVCESLYEGNEFS; this is encoded by the coding sequence atggttttacGAGGGCACGTCGTTGCAAAGACTGATGCAGGAATGGCTTCGGATCAGCCAGTGAAGAAGAAACAGAGGATAGATGGTCCTGATATAGATGAAGGAAGTGATAAATCGGGAGAGGATATTCTCACGGATATATACGATTCTGAAACGCCAGCTGAACATTCAGGCGATTTCATTACGAGAAATGGAGAATCGCCTGATAGTGGTACAGTGAGCGAAGATGCGGTCGACTGTTCGTCAATCTTACGGCTTCCAAGTGACACTAATGTGGAAATAATACCCTCGTCCAGCAATACACCTCACTGGACTGTTGCTGATGATAAACTACTTACTGAACTACGGACTCTTCAAAACTCTTTAGTTGGCCAGTGCTTGTGTGGTTTAGACGAAAATGTTATCCTTCAACTATTTGATAGACGATTGCATATTGCAACCTGGCCGTTGACATGCTCTCTCACGTACCTATCAACTATGCAATTGTTATTTGacatttatttgaaacaaaacaattcTGGCACAATATGTTCACGGCTGATGCACGCTTGCGATATATTCGTTAGAAACAGGCATGACTGGATTACAGAAGTGGTTGAATTGTCAGAACACAAAAGCAAATTCATTACATTTGTAGCGAGTAGAGTCTTAGCAAGCTTTCTGATAGTATCAAAGGATACAGTGGACGAGAATTGGCTACAACAGATtgcagaaaatatttatttatttgatagaaTAAACAGGATCACAGTACAAAAGATTAACTTCAGTTTAGATATAATTAAGAGGATAGTTGAATGGAAGGATGTAGTACAGCATCCATTGGAGGACAgtaattacataaatacaGCAGCAAATGTTCAAGTACAGGAAGACAATCCCTTCCGGAGTAGTTCCAGCTATGGAAGCATGCCTTCAAACTCAAGAAATGATAACTTACATAGTGCCTTTTCTAATTTACAAACCCATAGTTCACCTTCGACATCAAGTAGAGATAGCTCCACTGAAAACAAGCCAGTGACGTTTAAACTTCACGAGCCAGTGTTAAAATTACCTTCTGAACAGCCTATGGGCAGGATAGAGAGAAGCGAGTCCCCTGAACCTCAGCCTTCAAGAATAGAGAGGGTCAATGAACATGGTTGTGTTACTGTTATCTTAACCGATTCAGAATCATTTGATACATCTCATATTAAATGCTTAACAATAAAAACTCTGGAGCACCACTGGCCAGTGCTTGTTAAGAATATGAAACTACTGCTACTTAGGTACCTGAATTTAAGTAATGCTGAAAATTGCGTGCTTACTTTTTTCTCCCTGTGGGAGAACATTATAAGTGTTAAGGCTAATCTCTCAGTGATAGATACGAAGCCATTCTATGCAGACTTACAGAGCTTCATTGATTTACTAAGAAATACACTACTACCACCCTTAATATATAGTCATCTGTTAAGTTTATTCAATGAGGTTTTATGCTATGGCTCCACATTAGCCTTACAGGATATCTTGCCAGAAGAAATATGTACGTTAGCACACTCTATTGTAAGGTATGTTAAAGATTTTCGCCTACTGAGTGATGTAAGAGTACAAAGCAGTAGGAGTGGATTTGGCTTTTTAGGACATGAATGTACAGTATTGAGAGATTACTCGTTAGGCACTGAGGTAGCTCCCATATCAACATCAATACAGTTAGTTGATCAGAGCTATGGAGATGATGAGAATGATGACAACAATCAATTGCATGAAGTTGACAAGACTATGTTACAGCGAATGTCATTATTAGTACTGAAATCAGTTGCTGTAACAGTGAAAGAAATGCGATGTGACTCATCCGATAGCTCTATAGATTCGTCTGACTATAATGCTATACAAGACATGCAGATAGTCGAAAGGTCGATACGAGATGTGTTAAAAAAGCTGGACTCGTTCATACGTAATCGACTAGAATTCCACCCAGAAACACCATTCACGAAAATGTTGATACACTTATTCAGTGAGCAAGACGATTACTTGATTGAATCTATGGTTTGCACGTTGGATATAACGGTTGGTATAGTTTACAGGAATTCAGTGTACCCTGATTTAATACCGATGTTAAATCCTATAATGTCATTTATGGAATTCCTCAAAGTCGTGTCGCACGACAGCGATGTACTCCTAGATTACTTGGTGAGTAACGAAACATGCTTTCTATTGTATTTGTtgagatttttaaaatatgtacggAGGAATTGGCCGAAATTTCTCGAGACGTGTCAGCAAATGGATGATACTCGAGGCTTGGACGAAACAATGAGGGTTCTTATTAGGTTACGTTTACAGATCAGTAGGCTTGTCTCAAAGTCCCTGTTCCCTTACAATATAAGCCCTGTTTTGAGGTTG